The following are from one region of the Cynocephalus volans isolate mCynVol1 chromosome 17, mCynVol1.pri, whole genome shotgun sequence genome:
- the ADGRD2 gene encoding LOW QUALITY PROTEIN: adhesion G-protein coupled receptor D2 (The sequence of the model RefSeq protein was modified relative to this genomic sequence to represent the inferred CDS: substituted 1 base at 1 genomic stop codon), translated as MALWCCCLLCLLIKSLSGTSSNSPDESRNPWATAPLAPGELAETADGVCKFPGQQLSWWQAQDSCEQQFGHLALGLPDGILAARLRDPVWVGQREASQRRPPQRRARTAAVLVFGERSADRAARLRSPLPALGALTACAHVQWDAASPAAAALFSLAAPALANALQLRAFAEPGGAVRAALVVRGHHAPFLAAFRADGRWHHVCATWEQRGGRWALFADGRRRAGARGLGAGHPVPPGGILVLGQDQDSLGGGFSARDAFSGNLTDFHLWARALSPAQLHRARACAPPPGGLLFRWDPGALDVTPSLLPAARVRLPCPVPSEECPTWNPESRTEGSELCLQPRPFLCCYRAETYRRLQEAQSWPGQDVISQVNALANAIVLLPDPLSEVHGTLSLAEASSFLGILERVLAKQAAPLGPGALLAVLHFLKRVTALGAGEPEPLTGPWEQLGQGVMSVASLVLEEQLAGAWLSVSEVVGGPMALVASVQRLAPQLSTMLTSERPRMHIQHRHAGLEVRSLRLREASTGGYVFTMPGGHPEGPGHTHIPAGAVRRLLRKGLSGVTVIHSWFTSSVFQHILGGPGLEPQAPENSKESSRMQRFLSTQVGSAIISSEVWDITGEVSTAVTFHLQHQTQVLDPLLFSPRPXSPDTGGSWATTGCSVVALYQDSTACFCNHSTNFAILLQVYDIQRGPEEESLLRTLSFVGCGVSFCALATTFLLFLAAGVPKSERTMVHKNLTFALASAEGFLMASEWAKANKVACVAVTAVMHFLFLVAFSWMLVEGLLLWSKVVAVSMRPGPRMRLYYATGWGAPVVIVAITLAICPHDYVATGHCWLNVHTDAIWAFVGPVLFVLTANTCILIRVVMVTVSSACRRARMLSPQPCLQQQIRTQIWATVKPVLVLLPVLGLTWLVGILVHLSPAWAYAAVGLNSFQGPYIFLVYAAYNGEVRSALQRMTEKKAAAGPVAPESPQPSPPLQKPRDR; from the exons ATGGCCCTCTGGTGCTGCTGCCtcctctgcctcctg ATCAAGAGCCTCTCTGGGACCTCCTCCAACTCCCCAGATGAATCAAGGAACCCTTGGGCCACAG CCCCACTGgcccctggagagctggcagagACTGCGGATGGGGTGTGCAAGTTCCCAGGGCAGCAGCTGAGCTGGTGGCAGGCCCAGGACTCCTGCGAGCAGCAATTTGGCCATCTGGCACTGGGGCTCCCAGATGGGATCCTTGCTGCACGGCTGCGGGACCCGGTCTGGGTAGGCCAAAGAGAGGCCTCTCAGAGGAGACCCCCCCAGAGGC GCGCGCGCACCGCCGCCGTCCTGGTGTTCGGCGAGAGGAGCGCAGACAGGGCGGCGCGGCTGCGGTCGCCGCTGCCCGCGCTGGGGGCGCTGACGGCCTGCGCGCACGTGCAGTGGGACGCCGCCTCGCCCGCCGCGGCCGCGCTCTTCTCCCTGGCCGCGCCCGCCCTGGCCAACGCGCTGCAGCTGCGCGCCTTCGCCGAGCCGGGGGGCGCCGTGCGCGCCGCGCTGGTGGTGCGCGGCCACCACGCGCCCTTCCTGGCCGCCTTCCGCGCCGACGGCCGCTGGCACCACGTGTGCGCCACGTGGGAGCAGCGCGGCGGGCGCTGGGCGCTGTTCGCCGACGGGCGGCGGCGCGCCGGGGCGCGGGGGCTGGGCGCGGGCCACCCGGTGCCTCCCGGGGGCATCCTGGTGCTGGGCCAGGACCAGGACTCGCTGGGCGGCGGCTTCTCGGCGCGTGACGCCTTCAGCGGCAACCTCACCGACTTCCACCTGTGGGCCCGGGCGCTGAGTCCCGCGCAGCTGCACCGGGCTCGGGCCTGCGCGCCGCCCCCCGGCGGCCTGCTCTTCCGCTGGGACCCGGGCGCCCTGGACGTCACGCCCTCGCTGCTGCCCGCCGCGCGGGTGCGCCTTCCCTGTCCGG TTCCCTCAGAGGAGTGCCCCACATGGAACCCAGAATCCCGCACCGAGGGCTCCGAGCTCTGCCTGCAGCCGCGGCCTTTCCTCTGCTGCTACCGCGCCG AGACCTATCGGCGGCTGCAGGAAGCCCAGTCGTGGCCCGGCCAGGACGTGATCAGCCAAGTCAATGCCTTGGCCAATGCCATTGTG CTCCTCCCGGACCCCCTCTCCGAAGTCCATGGCACCCTGTCCCTGGCTGAGGCCTCCAGCTTCCTGGGCATCCTGGAGAGAGTCCTGGCAAAGCAAGCAGCTCCACTGGGGCCGGGTGCACTGCTGGCTGTCCTGCACTTCCTGAAGAGGGTGACGGCCCTTGGAGCTGGGGAGCCAGAGCCCTTAACAGGGCCCTGGGAGCAGCTGGGCCAGGGCGTCATGTCTGTGGCCAGCTTGGTCCTGGaggagcagctggctggtgcatGGCTGTCGGTCAGTGAG GTGGTAGGGGGGCCCATGGCGCTGGTGGCGAGCGTGCAGCGCCTGGCACCCCAGCTGAGCACCATGCTGACCTCCGAGAGGCCGCGAATGCACATCCAGCACCGCCATGCCG GCCTGGAGGTGCGCAGCCTACGCCTGAGGGAGGCCAGCACGGGGGGCTATGTATTCACGATGCCCGGTGGGCATCCAGAGGGGCCTGGCCACACCCACATCCCTGCAGGAGCAGTGAGACGGCTCCTCAGGAAAG GCCTCTCTGGAGTCACTGTGATCCACAGCTGGTTCACCTCGAGTGTCTTCCAGCACATCCTGGGGGGACCTGGCCTAGAGCCCCAGGCCCCTGAGAACTCAAAGGAGTCCAGCAGGATGCAGAG GTTCCTAAGCACCCAGGTAGGGTCAGCCATCATCTCCTCCGAGGTGTGGGACATCACCGGGGAAGTCAGTACAGCTGTGACCTTTCACCTGCAACACCAGACCCAGGTACTGG acccccttctcttctctccccgTCCCTGAAGCCCAGATACAGGGGGTTCCTGGGCCACCACCGGCTGCTCTGTGGTCGCCCTGTACCAGGACTCCACTGCCTGTTTCTGCAACCACAGCACCAACTTTGCCATCCTGTTGCAGGTGTATGACATCCAG AGAGGCCCCGAGGAGGAGTCGCTGCTGAGGACTCTCTCGTTTGTGGGTTGTGGCGTGTCCTTCTGTGCCCTCGCCACCACCTTCTTGCTCTTCCTGGCAGCGGG GGTCCCCAAGTCAGAGCGTACCATGGTCCACAAGAACCTCACCTTTGCCCTGGCCTCTGCCGAGGGCTTCCTCATGGCCAGCGAGTGGGCAAAGGCCAACAAG GTGGCATGTGTGGCTGTCACAGCTGTGATGCACTTCCTCTTTTTGGTCGCATTCTCTTGGATGCTGGTGGAGGGACTACTGCTATGGAGCAAGGTGGTGGCCGTGAGCATGCGCCCCGGCCCGAGGATGAGGCTCTACTACGCCACAGGCTGGG GTGCACCTGTGGTCATCGTGGCCATCACCCTAGCCATATGCCCCCACGACTACGTGGCCACCGGACACTGCTGGCTCAATGTGCACACAGACGCCATCTGGGCCTTTGTGGGACCTGTGCTCTTTGTGCTGACT GCCAACACCTGCATCCTCATCCGCGTGGTGATGGTCACTGTGTCCAGCGCCTGCCGCCGGGCCCGCATGCTCAGCCCGCAGCCCTGCCTGCAGCAGCAGATCAGGACACAGATATG GGCCACAGTGAAGCCGGTGCTGGTCCTGCTGCCTGTCCTGGGCCTGACCTGGCTGGTCGGCATCCTGGTGCACCTCAGCCCAGCCTGGGCCTATGCCGCCGTGGGCCTCAATTCCTTCCAG GGGCCGTATATCTTCCTGGTCTACGCTGCCTACAACGGGGAA GTGCGGAGCGCCCTGCAGAGGATGACTGAGAAGAAGGCAGCTGCA GGACCCGTGGCCCCAGAATCCCCACAGCCTTCTCCTCCATTGCAGAAACCGAGAGACCGGTGA